In the Rhodothermales bacterium genome, ACCTTGCGAAAGCAGCGAGGTCGGGCTACCTTCCATGCGCCTCTCGCCCCGCGCTAACCCACCCGTGCCTCCGTGTCTGCTTCGTCCAACGGTCACTCGACCTACGACCGCCTGCTGGCGATCGCGCACCGCAAGGGTGCGGGTTTCATCGTCCTGATCGACCCCGACAAACTGACGGAGGACGACCTCCCCGACTTCGCCGAGCGCTGCGAGCGGGCGGATGTGGACGGCCTGTTCATCGGCGGGAGCCTGATGCACGCCGTCGAGCTCGACCGGTACGTCCACACGCTGAAGTCGGTCACGTCGCTCCCGGTCGTCGGCTTCCCCGGCACGCTCAGTCAGATCTCCGGCGCGCTCGACGCCGTGCTCTACCTCTCCGTCGTCAGCGGGCGCAACCCCGAGCACCTCATCGGGCAGCACGTTCACGCCGCGCCGATGATCCGCCGGCTCGGGCTGGAGCCGATCCCGACGGCGTACATGCTCGTCGAGAGCGGGCGAATGACGACGGCGCAGTACATGAGCGGCTCGGCCCCGCTCCCGCGCAACAAGCCCGACATCGCGGCGGCGACGGCGCTCGCGGCCGAGATGATGGGCATGCGGATGCTCTTCACCGACGGTGGCTCCGGCGCCGAGCACCCCGTCCCCGAAGAGATGATCGCGGCGATCACGCACGTCTGCTCGATCCCGCTCATCGTCGGCGGTGGGCTGAAGACGCCGCAGGACGTCGCGCGGAAGGTGGCGGCGGGCGCGCGATTCGTCGTCGTCGGCAACGCCATCGAGCACAACGGGGACGCCGGCTACATCGCCGACCTCGCGGCGGCCGCCCACGCGGCTGTGGCGCAGCCGCTCGGCTGAGTGGACTCGCTGACGCAGGCCGTCCTCGGGGCCGCCGTCGGCGAAGCGACGCTCGGGCGGAAGGTCGGGCGTAAAGCGCTCGGCTGGGGCGCGCTCGCGGGCACGCTCCCCGACCTCGACATCGTCGCGTACCCGTTCCTCGACCCGGTCGGCGAACTCGTCTTCCACCGGGGGCCGACGCACGCGCTCCTCTTCGCCCCGCTCGTCGCCCCACTTCTCGGCTACGCCGTGTGGCGGCTCTATCGCGCGCGCTCCTCCCCCGCCGCGGACGTGGGCTGGCGCGGCTGGACGGCGCTCTTCTTCTGGTGCCTCTTCACGCACCCGCTCCTCGACACACTGACGGTCTACGGCACGCAGCTCTTCCGCCCGTTCTCGGACCTCCCGGCGGCCGTGCCCGCCCTCTTCATCATCGACCCGCTCTTTACGCTCCCGCTCATCGTGGCGGTCGTCGGTGGGCTCATCGTGCGCGACGCCGAGCGGCGGTGGCGGCTCGCCGTCGTCGGCCTCACGCTGAGCACGCTCTACGCCGGATGGGCGCTCGGGGTAAAGGCCCACGTCGAGCGCGTGGTTGCCCGGAATATCGACGCGCAGGGCATCGCGGCGGAGCGGTTTATGACGTCCCCGGCTCCGTTTCAGACCCTGCTGTGGAACGTCATCGTCGACGTGGACGACGCGTTCCTCGTCGGCACGTACGGCCTGCTCGACGACGATGACGGGATCGCGTTCCGTCGCGTCGAGCAGCAGGCGGACCGCTTCGAGCCGTACCGCACGACGCGCGCGGGCGAGACGCTGCTGTGGTTCTCGCGGGGCTATTTCGTGATGCGCGACACGCCCGCGTTCGAACCGGAGGACGCCGCCGAACCGCTCGGCCTCGTCTTCAACGACATCCGCTTCGGCCGCGCCGACGGCTGGCTCACCGACGGCGACTCGGCCGACTACATCTTCCCGTTCCGCCTCGTCCGCGAGCTCGACGGCGCCGTCTCGTTCCGGCTCGGCTCCCCGTCGATCGGCCCCGATGCCTTCCCTGCCCTCTTCCGCCGCATCCTCGGCGACGAGGGAGAGGCCGATCGGGCTGCCCCTTAGGCCACCGCCGCGTCGAGTTGGCGCGCGAGTTCGTCCGGATCCGTTGTCGGGGACTGGCAGGCGAAGTGTTCGCAGACGTACGCCGTCGCCTTGCCGTCGATCATCGTCTGCGCTTCCGTGTACGGCGCGAGCGCGGCGACCTCGCCCCCGTCCGGCGGGCGGAGGTGGACGACGGCGTTCGGCAGGTAGCGCCCGCGGAGCACGTCGAGCAGCGCTTCGGTATCCGCCGCGCCGCGCTCACCCACGACCGTGATCTCCTGCGCCGAGCCGAGGCTGAACGTGAGGGCGCTCATCATCATCGTGTGCGCCATCGGCGCCTGCGTCACCGCCCCCGACGACTGCCCGATCCGCTCGGCGGTATCCTCCAGTTCGGTCTGGCCGGTGAGGCGGCCGAGGCGGAGGTTGTTGAGGTAGGCGACGGAGTTGCCGGACGGGCTCGCGCCGTCGTAATACTCCTTCTGCCGGACGAGGAGCGCCTCGCCGTCATCGGGCGAGAGGAAGAGGCCGCCGTGTTCAGGGTCCTCGAAATGCCGGAGCATCGTGGCGTTGAGATCGAGCGCAGCACGGAGCCAGCGGGGTTCGAACGTGGTCTGATAAAGCTCGATGAGTCCCCACACGAGGAACGCATAGTCGTCAAGCAAGGCGGGAATGCCGGCGTCGCCGTTGCGGTAGCGGTGGAGCAGGCGGCCACCGTCGGTCCGTAGCGTGGTGAGGAGGAAGTCAGCGGCGCGGGCGGCGCGGGCGGCGTACTCCGGAGCGCCGAACGCGCGGGCGGCCTTGGCGAGCGCGGCGATCATCAGCCCGTTCCAGTCGGTCAGGACCTTGTCGTCGAGGAGCGGGCGCGGCCGATTCGCGCGCACGTCGAAAAGCGCCTCGCGCATCCCTCCGATCCGCTGCCGAAACGCCTCGGCCGCCACCTCGAATCGCTCCGCCGCCTCGTCGTCGTCGACGGTGCGGAAGAGGACGTTCGCGCCGGTCAGCTCGCGCGTAGCCTCGTCGCGGAAGTTGCCCTCGCGCTCGACGTTGAAGAGGGCGGCGGCGATCACGCCGTTCCGCTCGCCGAGCGCCTGCATCAGCTCGCGCTGGGTCCAGACATAGAATGCCCCCTCCTCTTTCTCGCCCTCGGCGTTGAGCGAGTCGGCGTCCTCGGCCGAGAAGAAAGCCCCGTCCGGGCTCGTCAGATCGCGCTCGACGTACGCGAAAATCTCCTCGGCCGTGCGCCGGTAGATCGGATTGCGCGTCGCCTCGAACGCTTCGGTGTACGCCGTGGCGAGGAGGGCCTGGTCGTACAGCATCTTCTCGAAGTGGGGCAGCTTCCACGTCCGATCCGTCGAGTACCGGTGGAAGCCGAAGCCGAGGTGGTCGAAGATCCCGCCGCGCCGCATCGCCCCGAGCGTCGCCTCGACCATCCGCAGCGCGCGCTGGCCGAAGACCGTGTCCGGCCCGAGGCGCTGCGCTTCGCGGAGGAGGAAAAGGAGGTGGTGCGGCGTCGGAAACTTCGGCGCCGCGCCGAACCCGCCCGCCTCGGCGTCGAACCGGCCCGAGAGTTGGTTGAACGCCGTTTCGAGCGTTTCCTCGCCGAGCGCCCCGGCGGACGCCGCCTGCTCCGCGATCCCGTTGCGCACCGCGTCGGTGATGTGCTCGGCCGAGGCGTCGACGCGCTCGCGGTCGTCGGCCCACGCCGTGGCGATCTGCGGGAGAATGTCCATCATCCCCGGCCGGCCGCCGCGCCCGTGCTTCGGGAAGTAGGTCCCGGCGAAGAACGGCTTCCGCTCGGGCGTCAGCAGCACCGTCATCGGCCAGCCGCCGTGGCCGGTGAGCGCCTGCGTGACGGACATGTAGAGGGCGTCGACGTCGGGCCGCTCCTCGCGATCTACCTTCACCGCGACGAAGTGCTCGTTGAGGAGGGCGGCGACCTCGTCGTCCTCGAACGACTCGTGCTCCATGACGTGGCACCAGTGGCACGTCGCGTAGCCGACGGAGAGGAAGATCGGCTTGTCCTCGCGCCGGGCCTTCTCGAACGCCTCGTTGCCCCACGGATACCAGTCGACGGGGTTCTCGGCGTGCTGGAGGAGGTACGGGCTCTGGGTGTCGGCGAGGCGGTTCGGCATGGGCGGAGAGGCGCGGGAGAGGGGTCCGGCGATACGACGCGCCCGCGCCCGCGTTCCGGCATCGGCCCGCCCGTGTGCCATCCCGTGGGGGCGCCCCGGCGGGGCGTCTCTACCATCGCCCCTACCGTCCCGTCATTCCCGACTCGGGCCGCCGTCCTCCACCCCACGTTCTTCCGACCGAGCGCCGCCGTTGCCGGCGAACCCACGCGGCTCGGCCCTCGCCCCGGGCTTGCCCTCGGTGACGTTGTGGAAGTACCGCATCGTGGGGTAGGCGAAGTCGATGTCGTCGCGCGCGTCGAAGGCGTCGAGGATGGCCTCCCACAGCACCTCCTCGCTGCCGCGCCGCCGGCGGGGCTCGACGAGGTAGCGGATCGTGAACTGGATGCCGACATCGACGACGCTCGTGTAGACCGTCGGCGTGAGCTTGGAGTAGAAGATCATGAACTCCTGCGCCGCCTGCCGCACCTTCCGCTCGGCGTCGGGGCTAAGCTCCTCGGCCCGCTCCTGCGCGATGCGGAAGAGGATCTCCTTGGCGTCGCGCCACGCGCTCTCGAACGTGACGACGATCGGGATCTCGTTCCAGATGTAGGGGAAGCCGCGCGTGTAGTTGATGACCGGCTCCGTAAACGCCATCCCGTTGGGGATGTGGATGATCCTGCCGGTGGACTGCGCGGCGCCGGTCGGCGTGCCGATCTCGAGGAGTGTGAACTGGAAGATCCGCTGGTCGATCACGTCGCCGGCGATGCCCCGGATCTCGATGCGGTCGCCGGGGCCGAACGGCCGCCGCCACACGATGAAGCCCCACCCGGCGACGTTCGTGATCGGGTCCTTGAGCGCGATCGCGATGCCCGCCGAGAGGAGGCCGAGGAACGTCCCGAGCTCGCCGAACTCGTCGATCCAGATCCGCCCGACGAGGAGGAAGCCGATGACGACGACGGTGTAGCTCGCCGTCTTCCGCCACTGGTACTGCGAGCGGACGTCCGTCGTCCGCTTGTTGATGAGCCGGATCAGGAGGACCCGGATGACGCCGAGCACGAGGACGACGCCGAACGTGCTCAGGAGGTGGTCGAGCGTAGCTTCGCTGAGCCCCGTGGCGTCTTGCAGCCACAGGTAGAATTGGGCGAACGCTTCGGAGATCCGGGGCATCGGAGGGGAGTGGGGGGACGCGTGCAACGTACGGCGTACGCCGCTCTAACCGCGCGTATCCGGCAATCGTTGCATCGGCGCGGGCGGGGCCTGTTAAAAGGCCCCGCCGAAGAACACGGCGTTGAGGAAGAGGCCCTGCGTCCCCCACCAGAACGCCCGGAAGTTCGGGTCGAAGTCGAACGCCACGACGCGGCCCCGCCCGAGGCGCTGCCCCACGATCGCCGCCGCACCGCCGAGCCGCTCCAGGTTCGGCGCCGAGATATAGCCGCTGAGGAGGGGGGCTTCGGTGTAGACGGCGACGTTCGTGCCCGCCTTCGCCGAGGGGTCGAAGAGGACCGTGTTGTTCTTGAAGAGGGCGACGCGCTCCCCTTGCCCGAACGCGAGCGGGTGCGACGTGTCGAGCGTGGCTTCGAAGATCGAGCCGCCGATCACTTGGGCACCGCGCGCGTCCGACACCTCAGCGTAGGGCCGGAGCGTGCTGTCCTCGTCGGCCTCGCGCTTGTCGAGTTCGATGAGGCCGCGCTCGGCGGCGACGCCGGCCGCGCCTTCCGTCACGATCAGCGTGCCGCCACTCCGCACCCACGTCTTCAGCGTCTCCGCCGCTACCTCGTCGAGCCCGCGCACGCTGCCGACGACGGCGAGCACGGTGTAGCGGCCGAGGTCGGCGCGGCTGAGCTTGGTGATGTCGAGGAGGGAGACCGGCAGGCCGGCCCGCTCCGTGAGCAGGTGCCACGCCTGCCCGACGCTGTACGAGTCGGTGCCCTCGCCCGAGAGGAGCGCGACGCGCGGCATCGTCAGGACCGGCACCGAACCGCTCCCGAGGTCCGGCCCGCTCGGGGTCAGTCCGCCGCCGAGCGCAAAGACCTCAACGTGATCCTGTGTGGCGGCGGCTACGAGCGCGTGAACGGTCTCCGCCTCCGCATCGCCCTGCTCGACGGGCACCACGAGCGTCCCCCGCTCGAAGCGCTGCCGCGCGCCGCCAACCGCCGCCTCAAACGGATCTTTGGCGAGACGCACGCGGACACCGGCTCGCTGCAACCGGGCGAGCGTGCGCGGCGCGAACGTCTGCCCCCACGGGATGAGATAGGCATAGCCCGCCCGGCCGCCAGCCTGTCGCCCTTCGCGCTGCGACGGCGTCCACTCCGCGCCGAGGAGGGCGCCGGGGTCGCGCGAGAGCTCCGCGTGGCGGACGCCGAAGGCGAGCGGCAGCGTCCACGTCGACACGTCGTAAAACAGCGAGTCTTCGAACGTCGTCACGCGCTCCATCATCGCTTTGATGAGCCGCGCCTGCGGCTGGTCGACCGGCACGACGAATGCGGCGCCCGGCTCGAACCGGTCGCCATCGACCTCGACCGACCGCGCGAGATCGTGCGCGCGGACTCGGTGGCGGGCCAGCAAGGCAGCGAACGCCTCCGCCCGCGCCCGGTCGCCGTCGAGCCCGAACACGTAGCCCCGTACGTCGGCGGCGCGCGCGAAGTCCGAGGCGCCCGCGTAAAAGTCGCGCTGGTGCTGGAGCAGCTTCACCCGCATCGCTACGGCCGCTTCGAGCGACGAGAGCGACGTGGCGAACTGGTTGCGGACCGTCGCGCCGTAGTCGAGCCGGCCGTTCGCGGTCTCGGCGGCGAGGGCGCGGCTCGACGCCTGCTCGAAGAGGATGCCGACGCCGCCGTTCACGTCGGGGTACGTCGAGCCCTTGCCGTAGTAGAAGTCGTCGAACGACTCGCTGGAGTAGTAGAGCGAGCCGATGCGGTCGAGCGCGCGGGCGTGGTACGTCGCGATCTCCCCGGTGAGGTCGAACGTGGCGGCGGGCGTGTTCGGGTTGTTGCGGCTCGGGATGCCGGGCTGGAAGAAGAACGTGGCATCGCCGCCCATCTCGTGGAAGTCGGTCGAGAGCTGGGGCCGCCAGCTATGCCAGAGCGCCATCCGCCCCTGCGACTCGGGGTGCTGCATCAGCAACCAGTCGCGGTTGAGGTCGAAGAGGTAGTGGTTCGTCCGGCCGCCGGGCCACGGCTCGTCGTGCTCGCGGTCCTGCCCGTCGAGCGACGGCAAGCCTTCGGTGCCGCCCCGATTGCCGTTCACCCAATCGACGAAGCGGTCGCGCCCGTCGGGGTTGAGCATCGGGTCGATGAGGACGACGGCGTTGTCGAGCACGTCCTCAACGGCCGGTCCCTGCCCGGCAGCGAGGTGATAGAGCAACAGCAGCGCGGCCTCGGTTCCACTGGCCTCGTTGCCGTGGACACTGTAGCCCATGTACGCTACGACGGGCTGTGCGCCGAGCGCCGCATCGCTCACCGAACCGGGCGCGTCGGAGAGTTGGACGTTGGCTCGTCGCGCTGCGTCGAGGTCCGTCCCCGGCGCAGCGACAATTGCGTGGATGAGCGGCCGTCCCTCCCACGTCCGCCCGTGTTCGCCGAGTGTCACGCGCGGGCTCGCCGCGGCGACGGCTTCGACATACCGGACCACCTGCTCGGGCCGCGTGTGCCGCGTGCCGATCACGTGCCCGATCACCTCCTCGGGCGTCGGAATCGTGGAGTCGTAGCCGGTGACGCCGGGCGCGGTGAAGTCGGCGGCGAGCGGGAGCTGCTGTGCCGAGGCGGCGGGCGTGAGGAGAAGCGAGGCCAGGAGGGCGAGGACGAAAGGGCGGGGCGACATGCGGCGTGGGGCTTACAAACGAGTAGGGGCGCAGCGCGCTGCGCCCCTACCGAAACGATGGTGGGAAAGGTGAATCAGGAGTCGGCCGGCGGCGCGGTCTCCGCCTGCGCGGCCCGCGCTGCGGCCTTCTCGCGGGCGGCGAGGTCGATGAGCCCGCCGAGGCACTCCGCCGTGAACGCCTCCGCCGTGCTGGCGACGACGCGCCCCTCGATCATGATCTTCGGCACGCTGTTGATGCCGATGCCCGAGATGATCTCGTTCTGCTGCTGGATCAGCCCGACGTACTTCCGCGCCTCGATCTCGCTGCGGACACGCTCGCCGTCGAGCCCGATTTCCCCGGCCATCTGCACGAGGCTGCGCATGATGGGCTCGCCGTCCGGGCTCTGCTGCCGGAGCGACGCGAGGACCTGCTGATTCGCGAACTGCCGGTCGAGCATCTCGAAGAACTTGCCCTCCTCACCGGCGAGGTAGAGCGCCTGCACCTGCGGGATCGAGTAATCCCAGATCGGATACGGCTTGTAGTAGAACCGGGCCTCGTCCGCGAGCTGGGGGATGATCCGTTCGAGCTGCTGGTGCAGCGTCTTGCAGTGCGGGCAGTTCGGGTCGAAGATCTTCACCACGTTGACGGGGGCGTCGGCGCTGCCCTCGTACGGCGTTTCGAGCGTGAGGAGCCGGTCGAAGTCGCGGAAGCGCGGGATCTCGACGTCGTAGCGGCACTGGGCCGAGATCCCCCCGGCGGCGGCGACCTGTTGCGCCGTCACGGCGGGCTGCCCCTCGGTTCCGGCTACGGTTTCGGGCGCATCGCGCGGGATCAGCACGTCCGCCCCGGCGAGCACGACGAGGGCGACGGCGGCGATGGCGTACGGCCGCAGCGCCGCGCTGAACGCGACGGCCGGGCTCGCCCCTTTCAGCTGCTCGACGACGTGAAGGGCGAAGATCGTCGCGACGGTGAGCGACGAGATGAGGCAGAGCACGCAGAACTGCTCGAGCACGAATGCCTGCACGGTGACGAGGTACGCCGCGAACAGAATTCCCAGCGTCGAGACACCGAAGCTGACTTTCCGCAGCGTCTCGCTGAGCGGCGGCTTCGCGGCAGCCACGCCGAAGCGGAGCGCCGCGAGAGCGAGGTAGAACGCCGCGCCCCACGCCAGCAGGCTCACGCCGACGAACGAGCTGTACACGCTGGAGGTCACGTCGGCGCAGCCGCCGGCGCTCGCGGCATCGCCCGCGCCGGTGCAGCCGAAGACG is a window encoding:
- a CDS encoding vitamin K epoxide reductase family protein; protein product: MARTPEVAPSTPTGPRLNLPIFVLALFGVLVVVHLWVQQRADFVFGCTGAGDAASAGGCADVTSSVYSSFVGVSLLAWGAAFYLALAALRFGVAAAKPPLSETLRKVSFGVSTLGILFAAYLVTVQAFVLEQFCVLCLISSLTVATIFALHVVEQLKGASPAVAFSAALRPYAIAAVALVVLAGADVLIPRDAPETVAGTEGQPAVTAQQVAAAGGISAQCRYDVEIPRFRDFDRLLTLETPYEGSADAPVNVVKIFDPNCPHCKTLHQQLERIIPQLADEARFYYKPYPIWDYSIPQVQALYLAGEEGKFFEMLDRQFANQQVLASLRQQSPDGEPIMRSLVQMAGEIGLDGERVRSEIEARKYVGLIQQQNEIISGIGINSVPKIMIEGRVVASTAEAFTAECLGGLIDLAAREKAAARAAQAETAPPADS
- a CDS encoding metal-dependent hydrolase, which produces MDSLTQAVLGAAVGEATLGRKVGRKALGWGALAGTLPDLDIVAYPFLDPVGELVFHRGPTHALLFAPLVAPLLGYAVWRLYRARSSPAADVGWRGWTALFFWCLFTHPLLDTLTVYGTQLFRPFSDLPAAVPALFIIDPLFTLPLIVAVVGGLIVRDAERRWRLAVVGLTLSTLYAGWALGVKAHVERVVARNIDAQGIAAERFMTSPAPFQTLLWNVIVDVDDAFLVGTYGLLDDDDGIAFRRVEQQADRFEPYRTTRAGETLLWFSRGYFVMRDTPAFEPEDAAEPLGLVFNDIRFGRADGWLTDGDSADYIFPFRLVRELDGAVSFRLGSPSIGPDAFPALFRRILGDEGEADRAAP
- a CDS encoding geranylgeranylglyceryl/heptaprenylglyceryl phosphate synthase, yielding MSASSNGHSTYDRLLAIAHRKGAGFIVLIDPDKLTEDDLPDFAERCERADVDGLFIGGSLMHAVELDRYVHTLKSVTSLPVVGFPGTLSQISGALDAVLYLSVVSGRNPEHLIGQHVHAAPMIRRLGLEPIPTAYMLVESGRMTTAQYMSGSAPLPRNKPDIAAATALAAEMMGMRMLFTDGGSGAEHPVPEEMIAAITHVCSIPLIVGGGLKTPQDVARKVAAGARFVVVGNAIEHNGDAGYIADLAAAAHAAVAQPLG
- a CDS encoding M14 family metallopeptidase, yielding MSPRPFVLALLASLLLTPAASAQQLPLAADFTAPGVTGYDSTIPTPEEVIGHVIGTRHTRPEQVVRYVEAVAAASPRVTLGEHGRTWEGRPLIHAIVAAPGTDLDAARRANVQLSDAPGSVSDAALGAQPVVAYMGYSVHGNEASGTEAALLLLYHLAAGQGPAVEDVLDNAVVLIDPMLNPDGRDRFVDWVNGNRGGTEGLPSLDGQDREHDEPWPGGRTNHYLFDLNRDWLLMQHPESQGRMALWHSWRPQLSTDFHEMGGDATFFFQPGIPSRNNPNTPAATFDLTGEIATYHARALDRIGSLYYSSESFDDFYYGKGSTYPDVNGGVGILFEQASSRALAAETANGRLDYGATVRNQFATSLSSLEAAVAMRVKLLQHQRDFYAGASDFARAADVRGYVFGLDGDRARAEAFAALLARHRVRAHDLARSVEVDGDRFEPGAAFVVPVDQPQARLIKAMMERVTTFEDSLFYDVSTWTLPLAFGVRHAELSRDPGALLGAEWTPSQREGRQAGGRAGYAYLIPWGQTFAPRTLARLQRAGVRVRLAKDPFEAAVGGARQRFERGTLVVPVEQGDAEAETVHALVAAATQDHVEVFALGGGLTPSGPDLGSGSVPVLTMPRVALLSGEGTDSYSVGQAWHLLTERAGLPVSLLDITKLSRADLGRYTVLAVVGSVRGLDEVAAETLKTWVRSGGTLIVTEGAAGVAAERGLIELDKREADEDSTLRPYAEVSDARGAQVIGGSIFEATLDTSHPLAFGQGERVALFKNNTVLFDPSAKAGTNVAVYTEAPLLSGYISAPNLERLGGAAAIVGQRLGRGRVVAFDFDPNFRAFWWGTQGLFLNAVFFGGAF
- a CDS encoding mechanosensitive ion channel family protein, whose protein sequence is MPRISEAFAQFYLWLQDATGLSEATLDHLLSTFGVVLVLGVIRVLLIRLINKRTTDVRSQYQWRKTASYTVVVIGFLLVGRIWIDEFGELGTFLGLLSAGIAIALKDPITNVAGWGFIVWRRPFGPGDRIEIRGIAGDVIDQRIFQFTLLEIGTPTGAAQSTGRIIHIPNGMAFTEPVINYTRGFPYIWNEIPIVVTFESAWRDAKEILFRIAQERAEELSPDAERKVRQAAQEFMIFYSKLTPTVYTSVVDVGIQFTIRYLVEPRRRRGSEEVLWEAILDAFDARDDIDFAYPTMRYFHNVTEGKPGARAEPRGFAGNGGARSEERGVEDGGPSRE
- a CDS encoding thioredoxin domain-containing protein, encoding MPNRLADTQSPYLLQHAENPVDWYPWGNEAFEKARREDKPIFLSVGYATCHWCHVMEHESFEDDEVAALLNEHFVAVKVDREERPDVDALYMSVTQALTGHGGWPMTVLLTPERKPFFAGTYFPKHGRGGRPGMMDILPQIATAWADDRERVDASAEHITDAVRNGIAEQAASAGALGEETLETAFNQLSGRFDAEAGGFGAAPKFPTPHHLLFLLREAQRLGPDTVFGQRALRMVEATLGAMRRGGIFDHLGFGFHRYSTDRTWKLPHFEKMLYDQALLATAYTEAFEATRNPIYRRTAEEIFAYVERDLTSPDGAFFSAEDADSLNAEGEKEEGAFYVWTQRELMQALGERNGVIAAALFNVEREGNFRDEATRELTGANVLFRTVDDDEAAERFEVAAEAFRQRIGGMREALFDVRANRPRPLLDDKVLTDWNGLMIAALAKAARAFGAPEYAARAARAADFLLTTLRTDGGRLLHRYRNGDAGIPALLDDYAFLVWGLIELYQTTFEPRWLRAALDLNATMLRHFEDPEHGGLFLSPDDGEALLVRQKEYYDGASPSGNSVAYLNNLRLGRLTGQTELEDTAERIGQSSGAVTQAPMAHTMMMSALTFSLGSAQEITVVGERGAADTEALLDVLRGRYLPNAVVHLRPPDGGEVAALAPYTEAQTMIDGKATAYVCEHFACQSPTTDPDELARQLDAAVA